The following proteins come from a genomic window of Sulfitobacter indolifex:
- a CDS encoding acyl-CoA synthetase: MTFAGIEDRNAIAAEMPWEDRDVAKTLYGMLSNTTAKFPKHNAVSYQIFSGPKDKAETLTWSELHGRVTQAANLFRSLGIGEKDVVAYVLPNCNETTITLLGGAVAGIVSPINPLLDAEQIGAILREVGASVVVTLRPFPKTDVAQKTAEAVRLAPKVHTVLEVDLVRYLTPPKSWIVPLVRPKGLAENQAKYLNFNAEIAKQNTSLNFKDVQEDRVACYFHTGGTTGMPKVAQHKYSGLIYNGWLGHRLLFSEEDNIMCPLPLFHVFACHVILMAAVASGAHVVFPTPQGYRGDGVFDNFWKLIERWKITFIITVPTAISAKMQRPIDADVSTVKTAFSGSAPLPLELFRRFEKATGITLIEGYGLTEATCLVSCNPPDGVKKVGSIGIAFPYSDVRIIKGTADGPIDAGVDEIGEICVSNPGVFAGHTYVEEDKNKDLFYHGKYLRTGDLGRIDSDSYIWITGRAKDLIIRGGHNIDPAEIEEALLGHEAVAFAGAIGQPDAHAGEVPCAFVELVAGATVTEAELLAFAQEKVAERAAQPKHLKIMDELPKTAVGKIFKPDLRKDAITRVYNGSLEKAGCAARVTEVIDDKKRGLVAKVTMHNASHDDVSKVLSVYTRPWEPAS; encoded by the coding sequence ATGACATTCGCCGGGATCGAGGACCGCAATGCAATCGCGGCGGAAATGCCGTGGGAAGACCGCGACGTGGCCAAGACGCTTTACGGAATGCTGAGCAACACGACCGCAAAATTCCCCAAGCATAACGCCGTCAGCTATCAGATTTTCTCAGGGCCCAAAGACAAGGCCGAAACGCTGACCTGGAGCGAGCTGCATGGCCGCGTGACGCAGGCCGCCAACCTTTTCCGCAGCCTCGGCATTGGTGAGAAAGACGTGGTGGCCTACGTGCTGCCAAACTGTAACGAGACGACAATCACCCTGCTGGGCGGTGCCGTTGCCGGGATCGTCAGCCCGATCAATCCGCTGCTGGATGCCGAACAGATCGGTGCCATCCTGCGCGAGGTTGGTGCATCCGTCGTGGTCACCCTGCGGCCTTTCCCCAAGACGGACGTGGCCCAGAAGACCGCCGAAGCGGTGCGGCTTGCGCCCAAGGTGCATACGGTGCTTGAGGTGGATCTTGTCCGCTATCTGACACCGCCTAAAAGCTGGATCGTGCCACTGGTCCGGCCCAAGGGGCTGGCAGAAAATCAGGCGAAGTACCTCAACTTCAACGCCGAGATCGCCAAACAGAACACCTCGCTCAATTTCAAGGACGTGCAAGAAGACCGTGTCGCTTGCTATTTCCACACCGGGGGCACCACCGGCATGCCGAAGGTGGCGCAGCACAAATATTCCGGCTTGATCTACAACGGCTGGCTGGGCCATCGCCTGCTGTTCAGCGAAGAGGACAATATCATGTGTCCGCTGCCGCTGTTCCACGTTTTTGCCTGCCATGTGATCTTGATGGCCGCCGTGGCCTCTGGCGCGCATGTGGTCTTCCCCACGCCGCAGGGCTATCGCGGGGATGGGGTGTTTGATAACTTCTGGAAGCTGATTGAGCGGTGGAAAATCACCTTTATCATCACCGTGCCGACTGCGATCTCGGCCAAGATGCAGCGGCCGATTGATGCGGATGTCAGTACTGTGAAAACGGCCTTCTCCGGGTCAGCCCCGCTGCCGCTGGAACTCTTCCGCCGCTTTGAGAAAGCCACGGGCATCACGTTGATTGAGGGCTATGGTCTGACTGAGGCGACCTGCCTTGTGTCCTGCAACCCGCCCGACGGCGTCAAGAAAGTAGGCTCCATCGGCATCGCCTTTCCTTATTCGGATGTGCGGATCATCAAAGGCACGGCCGATGGGCCGATCGACGCGGGTGTCGATGAGATCGGCGAGATCTGTGTGTCGAACCCCGGTGTCTTTGCGGGCCATACCTATGTCGAGGAAGACAAAAACAAAGACCTTTTCTACCACGGTAAATACCTGCGCACCGGCGATCTGGGTCGTATCGACAGCGATAGCTACATTTGGATCACTGGCCGCGCCAAAGACTTGATCATTCGCGGCGGGCACAACATCGACCCGGCCGAGATTGAAGAGGCGCTCTTGGGTCATGAAGCCGTTGCCTTTGCCGGGGCCATCGGCCAACCCGATGCCCACGCGGGCGAGGTGCCCTGCGCCTTTGTCGAACTGGTGGCCGGCGCCACGGTGACCGAAGCAGAACTGCTGGCCTTCGCGCAGGAAAAGGTTGCCGAACGCGCGGCGCAGCCCAAACACCTCAAGATCATGGATGAGCTGCCTAAGACGGCCGTCGGCAAAATCTTCAAGCCCGACCTGCGCAAAGACGCGATCACGCGGGTCTATAATGGCAGCCTAGAGAAAGCCGGTTGCGCCGCACGGGTAACCGAAGTGATCGATGACAAAAAGCGCGGGCTTGTGGCTAAGGTCACGATGCACAACGCGTCACATGATGACGTGTCCAAGGTGCTCAGCGTCTATACGCGCCCTTGGGAACCCGCGAGCTAA
- a CDS encoding DUF1127 domain-containing protein, translated as MTMAISRGTTLSSALAGLQHTFDGMRRRVAQIKARRAAYNRTFTELTALSDRELSDIGIARCDIRRLASEELSKEQTYEV; from the coding sequence ATGACGATGGCAATCTCACGTGGCACCACCCTGAGCTCCGCGCTCGCTGGGCTTCAGCACACCTTTGACGGCATGCGTCGTCGTGTGGCCCAGATCAAAGCCCGGCGCGCAGCTTACAACCGAACTTTCACAGAACTTACCGCACTGAGTGATCGCGAACTGTCGGATATCGGCATCGCGCGGTGCGACATCCGGCGTCTTGCGTCGGAAGAACTTTCAAAGGAACAGACCTATGAAGTATAA
- the dtd gene encoding D-aminoacyl-tRNA deacylase, translating to MRVLLQRVTEASVTVEGEVVGGIGPGLLILVCAMPEDTEETAEKLALKISKLRLFKDTDGKMNLSLAQTDGAALVVSQFTLAADTSRGNRPGFSGAAKPDMAEALYEHFARSLSALDITVQKGRFGADMSVALVNDGPVTLWLDSAAP from the coding sequence ATGCGCGTATTGTTGCAAAGGGTGACCGAGGCTTCGGTTACGGTCGAAGGTGAGGTCGTCGGAGGGATCGGCCCCGGTCTCTTAATCCTCGTCTGCGCCATGCCTGAAGACACGGAAGAGACGGCAGAGAAGCTTGCGCTGAAGATCTCTAAGCTACGGCTGTTCAAGGACACGGACGGTAAGATGAACCTCAGCCTTGCCCAGACCGACGGTGCTGCGCTGGTTGTCAGCCAATTCACCCTTGCCGCTGATACTTCGCGCGGCAACCGCCCCGGTTTTTCGGGTGCGGCGAAACCTGACATGGCCGAGGCGCTCTATGAGCATTTTGCGCGCAGCCTTAGCGCCTTGGATATCACCGTGCAAAAGGGCCGGTTCGGCGCGGATATGTCCGTGGCGCTGGTCAATGATGGGCCGGTGACGCTTTGGCTCGACAGCGCGGCGCCGTAG
- a CDS encoding nitroreductase, with protein sequence MTHTYDQFAALLQARYSCRAFRPDPLPDETITQIVNAARDVPSWCNAQPWQVTVTRGAGTDAFRAALLEAAHADAPAQPDLPWPTGYSGAYAERRRTCGFQLYNAVGIAKSDRVARKAQMLRNYALFDAPHVAIVTSPTELGPNGAMDCGGFVTAFTLAATALGVASVAQASIAAYAPVVRSHLGLPEDRLVLCAISFGYADPDHPANTFRTERAAASEIIDWKD encoded by the coding sequence ATGACCCACACCTACGACCAATTCGCCGCGCTTTTGCAGGCCCGCTACTCTTGCCGCGCTTTCCGGCCCGATCCGCTGCCGGATGAGACCATTACCCAAATCGTTAATGCCGCGCGCGATGTGCCATCGTGGTGCAACGCGCAGCCGTGGCAGGTGACCGTGACCCGTGGCGCGGGCACCGATGCCTTCCGCGCCGCACTGCTTGAAGCCGCGCACGCGGACGCTCCGGCTCAACCTGACTTGCCTTGGCCCACTGGCTATTCCGGCGCTTATGCCGAGCGTCGCCGCACATGCGGTTTTCAGCTTTACAACGCGGTGGGTATCGCGAAATCCGACCGCGTCGCCCGCAAGGCGCAGATGCTGCGCAACTACGCGTTGTTTGACGCGCCGCATGTTGCCATCGTCACGTCACCCACCGAGCTTGGGCCTAACGGCGCGATGGATTGCGGCGGATTCGTCACAGCTTTTACGCTCGCCGCGACAGCGCTTGGCGTGGCCAGCGTCGCGCAAGCCTCGATCGCCGCATACGCGCCGGTGGTGCGCAGTCACCTCGGCCTGCCCGAAGATCGGCTGGTACTCTGCGCCATCTCATTCGGCTATGCAGACCCTGACCACCCGGCCAATACCTTCCGCACCGAACGGGCCGCCGCCTCAGAGATCATCGATTGGAAAGACTGA